From the Psychrobacillus sp. FSL K6-4046 genome, one window contains:
- the dnaE gene encoding DNA polymerase III subunit alpha, translating to MQTVYPQIVTSADMLKSTIQLEQLIEKLKKNNTKVAAITNSMLYGVLPFWHTLIKNDIQPVIGLTIKVQLDNGPVSLVVYAENNKGYENILKISSAMETRELDLLPKKWLSAYKEGLIAVYKADPLLSKDNLIELMAIFKPSCLFIGIERPSGKPTEEESLVRETAEELDITLTVYHECRYVDKEDAFAFEVLHAMDQSVKMTDFQRKKPKPDAHVLSYEEWKEWFADVPEWISNTKTMLERCMVVFDKKKHIMPKYPLPVDVNAKDYLVSLCKEGLKERVPHYTQAYLDRLQYEIDVISQMQYEDYFLIVQDFMKYAKRSNILTGPGRGSSASSLVAYTLYITDVDPLQYGLLFERFLNPERITMPDIDIDFADSKRMEVVRYVAEKYGQNHVSQIITFGTLSAKAAAREVARVFGFEASTMNAISSFIPSKLGITLKEAYDQSPKLREFIQTEDMRKKWFEVALKLEGLPRNASTHAAGIVLSPQPLVNTVPIQKGHDEIYLTQWPMKEVEEKGLLKMDFLGLRNLTIIERILKSIHGKKSSISLKDIPLNDERTFSLLQKGDTTGVFQLESAGMRNALKQIRPTRFEDIVAVNALYRPGPMDSIPLYAKRKLGQAPITYEHPVLEPILRETYGIIVYQEQIMQIASKMAGFTFGEADLLRRAVSKKNREVLEKERHHFVQKAKQLGHEDQAATSVYDLIVRFADYGFPKSHAVAYSVISYQMAYLKAHYPLEFYGALLSTAIGNQEKINQLVIEMKQRGIAVLPPSIFKSQSSFSVENNGIRFGLQAIKGISYPFTQKLLQQRHKRPAKWEDIFDMASDLSAVFFTRKNIEPLVKAGALDEFGVERSTLLATIDAAVKYAELVSPTEETDLFEGDSSPFGKSKYIKMDPLPIMSKLEFEKEVLGQYFSEHPTVSKKKMDNNIQHIWDIQQSSKDSYVKVIGMVEDIRRIRTKKGEAMAFVTVQDDTGTVSITLFPDDFAKFNTLLKEQAILFIEGKKETRNGRVQIIAKNISTC from the coding sequence ATGCAAACAGTATATCCCCAAATTGTAACCTCAGCGGATATGCTGAAAAGTACAATTCAATTGGAGCAGCTCATTGAAAAGCTGAAAAAAAATAATACAAAGGTGGCAGCCATTACAAACAGTATGTTGTATGGTGTGTTGCCTTTTTGGCATACGCTTATTAAAAATGACATACAGCCGGTCATTGGGCTAACCATCAAGGTGCAGCTAGACAATGGCCCGGTGTCTTTAGTAGTTTATGCGGAGAATAATAAAGGCTATGAAAACATCTTAAAAATTTCAAGTGCAATGGAAACGAGAGAGCTAGATTTACTACCAAAGAAATGGCTGAGTGCTTATAAAGAAGGATTAATAGCAGTGTATAAAGCGGATCCCTTGCTCTCAAAAGATAATCTGATAGAACTAATGGCCATATTTAAACCGAGTTGCTTATTCATTGGGATAGAGCGTCCTAGTGGCAAGCCAACGGAGGAAGAGAGTTTAGTTAGAGAAACAGCTGAAGAACTAGACATTACGCTTACTGTTTATCACGAGTGTCGGTATGTAGATAAAGAGGATGCGTTTGCTTTTGAAGTACTGCATGCAATGGACCAGTCCGTAAAGATGACAGATTTTCAAAGAAAAAAACCAAAGCCAGACGCTCACGTACTTTCTTACGAGGAATGGAAGGAATGGTTTGCAGATGTCCCAGAGTGGATCTCTAATACAAAAACAATGTTAGAGCGTTGTATGGTTGTATTCGATAAGAAAAAGCATATAATGCCGAAATATCCTTTGCCAGTAGATGTGAATGCCAAGGATTATTTAGTATCTCTTTGCAAGGAAGGACTAAAAGAGCGAGTACCACATTATACCCAAGCTTATTTAGATCGTTTGCAATATGAAATAGACGTTATAAGTCAGATGCAATATGAAGATTACTTCTTAATCGTCCAGGATTTCATGAAGTATGCAAAGCGTTCCAATATTTTAACAGGACCTGGAAGGGGTTCCTCTGCCAGCTCCCTTGTAGCTTATACTTTATATATTACAGATGTAGATCCTCTCCAATATGGACTCCTATTTGAACGATTCTTAAACCCTGAACGTATCACGATGCCCGATATAGATATTGACTTTGCTGACTCAAAAAGAATGGAAGTAGTTCGCTATGTAGCGGAAAAGTATGGACAAAATCATGTTTCTCAAATTATTACATTTGGTACCTTGTCAGCGAAAGCAGCTGCCCGTGAAGTAGCAAGAGTATTTGGATTTGAGGCTAGCACCATGAACGCCATTTCCTCGTTTATACCTTCCAAACTAGGAATTACTTTAAAAGAGGCTTACGACCAGTCACCTAAACTAAGAGAATTTATCCAAACAGAAGATATGCGTAAAAAGTGGTTTGAAGTTGCTCTAAAATTAGAGGGACTACCAAGAAATGCATCTACCCATGCCGCAGGAATAGTGTTATCCCCACAACCTTTAGTAAATACTGTCCCAATTCAAAAGGGGCATGATGAGATTTATTTAACGCAATGGCCAATGAAGGAAGTGGAGGAAAAAGGCTTATTAAAGATGGACTTTTTAGGATTGCGAAATTTAACAATAATTGAGCGAATTCTTAAATCGATTCATGGTAAGAAGTCTTCTATTTCTTTAAAGGATATACCATTAAATGACGAACGAACGTTTAGCCTTCTTCAAAAAGGCGATACAACGGGAGTATTCCAGTTAGAGTCAGCTGGTATGCGTAATGCATTAAAACAAATTAGACCGACTAGATTTGAAGACATTGTAGCAGTTAATGCACTATACAGACCAGGCCCGATGGATAGCATCCCTCTATATGCAAAACGTAAGCTTGGACAGGCACCTATTACTTACGAGCACCCAGTTTTAGAGCCGATATTAAGAGAAACATATGGAATTATTGTGTATCAGGAACAGATCATGCAAATTGCCTCCAAAATGGCTGGCTTTACATTTGGCGAGGCTGACTTGCTTAGAAGAGCCGTTAGTAAAAAAAATAGAGAAGTTTTAGAAAAGGAACGTCATCACTTCGTCCAAAAAGCCAAACAGCTCGGTCATGAGGACCAGGCAGCCACTTCTGTTTATGATTTAATCGTCCGTTTTGCAGATTACGGGTTCCCAAAAAGCCATGCGGTTGCATATAGCGTTATTTCTTATCAAATGGCTTATTTAAAGGCTCACTATCCATTAGAATTTTACGGTGCTCTCTTAAGTACTGCGATAGGGAATCAGGAAAAGATTAATCAGCTTGTAATCGAGATGAAACAAAGAGGTATAGCTGTGTTACCTCCTTCTATTTTTAAAAGCCAGTCATCCTTTAGTGTAGAGAACAATGGAATTCGCTTTGGCCTTCAGGCGATAAAGGGGATCTCGTATCCATTCACGCAAAAGCTTCTACAGCAAAGGCATAAACGGCCAGCGAAATGGGAAGATATTTTTGACATGGCTTCTGATTTGTCTGCTGTTTTCTTTACTAGGAAAAATATCGAGCCACTTGTAAAGGCTGGAGCTTTGGATGAATTTGGAGTGGAACGTTCTACGTTATTAGCAACTATAGATGCTGCCGTAAAATATGCGGAGCTTGTCAGTCCTACAGAGGAAACGGATTTATTTGAAGGAGACTCTTCTCCTTTCGGAAAATCAAAATATATTAAAATGGATCCGTTACCAATCATGTCAAAGTTAGAATTTGAAAAAGAAGTGCTTGGTCAATATTTTTCAGAGCATCCAACAGTCTCTAAGAAAAAGATGGATAATAACATCCAGCATATTTGGGATATTCAACAGTCTTCGAAGGATTCTTATGTGAAGGTTATTGGAATGGTGGAGGATATTAGAAGGATTCGGACAAAAAAAGGTGAAGCAATGGCTTTTGTCACCGTCCAAGATGATACCGGGACAGTTTCTATCACTTTATTTCCGGATGATTTTGCTAAATTTAATACCCTTCTAAAAGAACAAGCTATTCTTTTTATAGAAGGTAAGAAAGAGACTAGAAATGGTAGAGTACAAATAATTGCGAAGAATATCTCTACCTGTTGA
- a CDS encoding GntR family transcriptional regulator produces MFLEIVKQLRQLIHDEKVPIGGKLPSERELAERLQVGRSSVREALRSMELLGLIETRRGEGTFLSDYRKHKLVEVLSTFILQEAKPKEDVHITREALEKDAIRKVCLSEKLHKLLIWDAFIEKLQVEEVQREDIIREILILSDNRLGLKIWFLLKQYGGEPYRSYMTLEEKGIWTQLLECIKLGDEKKGISFFEDWLLLLNRGDV; encoded by the coding sequence ATGTTTCTGGAAATTGTAAAACAACTGAGACAGCTTATTCATGATGAAAAAGTACCTATTGGTGGAAAATTACCTTCGGAAAGAGAGCTTGCAGAACGACTACAAGTTGGAAGATCTTCCGTAAGAGAAGCACTTCGAAGCATGGAATTACTAGGCTTAATAGAGACTAGAAGGGGAGAAGGAACTTTTCTTTCAGATTATCGAAAACATAAACTGGTAGAAGTGCTATCGACCTTTATTCTGCAGGAGGCTAAGCCTAAGGAAGATGTCCATATCACAAGAGAGGCACTTGAAAAAGATGCTATTAGAAAGGTATGTCTTTCCGAAAAGCTACATAAACTTTTAATTTGGGATGCTTTTATAGAAAAATTGCAGGTGGAAGAAGTGCAAAGAGAAGACATTATTAGAGAAATCCTAATCTTATCGGACAATCGCCTTGGCTTGAAAATTTGGTTTTTATTGAAGCAATATGGTGGAGAGCCTTATCGTAGCTACATGACTTTAGAAGAGAAAGGAATTTGGACTCAATTGCTAGAATGTATAAAGCTAGGAGATGAGAAAAAAGGAATTTCTTTTTTTGAGGATTGGCTATTGTTACTAAACAGGGGAGATGTTTAA
- the accD gene encoding acetyl-CoA carboxylase, carboxyltransferase subunit beta, with product MSIRDIFRKNQKRKYATIPSEKAHDVPEGIMVKCPECRKNVFTKDLMKNLKVCPSCEHHMKMTAQERIDIFLDEDTFVSMDDHLETVNPLNFPSYTEKVKSDSNKTGLNEAVLTGIGKLKEHTVVVAVMDSHFRMGSMGSVVGEKITRAIEKATELKVPFIIYTASGGARMQEGVLSLMQMAKTSVALRRHSDHGLLYISILTHPTTGGVSASFASVGDINLAEPRALIGFAGRRVIEQTVREKLPDDFQTAEFLMEHGQLDAVVHRQEMRDTVANLVNLHVQKEVVVW from the coding sequence ATGAGCATTCGAGATATATTTAGAAAGAACCAAAAAAGAAAATATGCGACTATACCATCGGAGAAAGCACATGATGTTCCTGAAGGAATTATGGTTAAATGTCCGGAGTGTAGGAAGAATGTTTTCACCAAGGATCTTATGAAAAACTTAAAGGTTTGTCCTTCCTGTGAACATCATATGAAAATGACAGCTCAAGAACGTATTGATATTTTTCTAGATGAAGACACCTTTGTTTCAATGGATGATCATTTAGAAACAGTAAATCCATTAAATTTTCCTAGCTACACGGAAAAGGTTAAATCAGATTCTAACAAAACAGGCTTGAATGAGGCAGTGTTAACTGGCATTGGGAAACTGAAGGAACATACGGTTGTAGTGGCAGTAATGGACTCCCATTTCCGTATGGGATCTATGGGATCGGTAGTCGGCGAAAAAATTACGAGAGCAATTGAAAAAGCAACGGAGCTGAAAGTTCCTTTTATCATTTATACAGCGAGCGGTGGAGCAAGAATGCAAGAAGGCGTATTGTCTTTAATGCAGATGGCAAAGACATCTGTTGCTTTAAGAAGACATAGCGACCATGGTTTATTATATATTTCTATTTTAACTCACCCAACTACTGGAGGAGTCTCCGCAAGCTTTGCCTCAGTCGGAGATATTAATCTAGCAGAACCACGTGCACTTATCGGATTTGCTGGAAGACGAGTCATTGAACAAACCGTTCGTGAGAAGCTGCCAGACGATTTTCAAACAGCTGAATTTTTAATGGAGCATGGTCAGCTGGATGCAGTTGTACACCGACAAGAAATGAGAGACACGGTAGCGAATCTAGTTAACTTACATGTTCAAAAGGAGGTAGTCGTATGGTAA
- the accA gene encoding acetyl-CoA carboxylase carboxyl transferase subunit alpha, protein MVKVLPFEEPIVQLKNKIEEIKEYTATAEVDMSIEIEKLEERLKKLEMDIYENMEPWDRVQVARHPGRPTTRDYIQRLFTNFIELHGDRSYGDDAAIIAGIALLNGNPITIIGHQRGIDTKENIKRNFGMPHPEGYRKALRLMKQAEKFNRPIICFIDTKGAYPGKAAEERGQSEAIARNLVEMAGLKVPVISVVIGEGGSGGALALGLSNHIHMLENSTYSVISPEGAASILWKDASLAKEAAEAMKITAPDLKKMNIIDTIIREVHGGAHKDIEKQAEYMKDVLVSSLRELSMLSPEELVETRYKKFKQIGQFKENASL, encoded by the coding sequence ATGGTAAAGGTACTTCCATTTGAGGAGCCAATCGTACAGCTTAAAAATAAAATAGAAGAAATTAAAGAGTACACTGCAACAGCAGAAGTAGATATGTCTATTGAGATTGAAAAGCTGGAAGAGAGACTAAAAAAACTAGAGATGGATATATATGAGAATATGGAGCCATGGGATAGAGTACAAGTAGCTCGACATCCAGGCCGTCCTACTACTAGAGATTATATACAACGGTTGTTTACTAATTTCATAGAGCTTCATGGAGATCGTTCATACGGCGATGATGCTGCTATTATAGCTGGAATAGCACTGTTGAACGGAAATCCAATTACTATAATTGGGCATCAGCGGGGAATAGATACAAAGGAAAATATAAAACGGAATTTCGGTATGCCTCATCCTGAAGGATATCGCAAAGCACTTCGTTTGATGAAACAAGCAGAAAAGTTTAATCGTCCGATCATTTGTTTTATAGATACAAAGGGTGCCTATCCAGGTAAGGCTGCTGAAGAAAGAGGGCAAAGTGAAGCAATTGCTAGAAATTTAGTAGAGATGGCTGGCCTAAAGGTACCTGTAATTAGCGTTGTTATCGGAGAAGGAGGAAGTGGAGGAGCGTTAGCGTTAGGTTTGTCTAACCATATTCATATGCTTGAAAACTCTACCTACTCTGTTATCTCACCGGAGGGAGCTGCGTCTATTCTTTGGAAGGATGCCTCGCTCGCGAAGGAAGCAGCAGAAGCGATGAAAATTACCGCTCCAGACTTAAAAAAAATGAATATAATTGATACAATTATAAGAGAGGTTCATGGAGGAGCACATAAAGATATTGAAAAGCAAGCAGAGTACATGAAGGACGTGCTTGTTAGCTCATTAAGAGAACTATCCATGCTCTCACCAGAAGAATTAGTAGAAACACGCTACAAAAAATTTAAGCAAATTGGTCAATTTAAAGAAAATGCGTCTTTATAG